In a single window of the Heliangelus exortis chromosome 1, bHelExo1.hap1, whole genome shotgun sequence genome:
- the PPME1 gene encoding protein phosphatase methylesterase 1 isoform X2: MSALEKQLHLGRLPPRPPLPGGGGQSGSKMRMGPGRKRDFSPVLWSQYFESMEDVVVENETGKDTFRIYKSGLEGPVLLLLHGGGHSALSWAVFTSAIISRIQCRIVALDLRGHGETKVRNPEDLSAETMSKDVGNVVEALYGDLPPPIMLIGHSMGGAIAVHTAVANLVPSLLGLCMIDVVEGTAMDALNSMQNFLRSRPKTFKSLENAIEWSVKSGQIRNLESARVSMVGQVKQCEGAASPECPKAIVEGIIEEEEEDEEGEEGGGSVNKRKKEDDTETKKEHLYTWRIELAKTEKYWDGWFRGLSNLFLSCPTPKLLLLAGVDRLDKDLTIGQMQGKFQMQVLPQCGHAVHEDAPDKVAEAVATFLIRHRFTEPIGGFQW; the protein is encoded by the exons CCCTGGAAGAAAACGTGATTTTTCACCAGTGCTCTGGAGCCAGTACTTTGAATCCATGGAAGATGTTGTGGTAGAAAATGAAACTGGCAAAgata CTTTTCGAATTTACAAGAGTGGATTGGAGGGACCAGTTTTACTGCTGCTGCATGGTGGAGGCCATTCTGCTCTTTCCTGGGCTGTCTTTACT TCTGCCATTATTAGCAGGATTCAGTGCAGGATTGTGGCTTTAGACCTCAGAGGCCATG gAGAAACAAAAGTGAGAAATCCTGAAGATCTGTCTGCAGAGACAATGTCAAA GGATGTTGGGAACGTGGTGGAAGCTCTCTATGGGGacctccctccccccatcaTGCTGATTGGGCACAGCATGGGAGGAGCCATCGCGGTGCACACGGCGGTCGCAAATTTGGTGCCAAGTTTGCTGGGGCTCTGCATGATTGATGTTGTGGAAG GTACAGCCATGGATGCACTGAACAGCATGCAGAACTTCTTAAGGAGTCGTCCCAAAACCTTCAAATCACTTGAGAATGCCATTGAGTGGAG tgtaaAAAGTGGACAAATAAGAAACCTTGAATCTGCCAGAGTCTCTATGGTTGGTCAAGTCAAACA GTGTGAAGGGGCTGCCAGTCCTGAGTGTCCCAAAGCCATAGTGGAGGGGATTattgaagaagaggaggaggatgaagagggtgaggaaggaggaggttCTGtcaacaaaaggaagaaagaagatgaCACAGAG acAAAGAAGGAGCACTTATACACGTGGAGAATTGAGCTGGCAAAAACAGAAAAGTACTGGGATGGCTGGTTCAGGGGTTTATCTAACCTCTTCCTAAGCTGTCCAACTCCCAAACTTCTGCTTTTAGCTG GTGTTGACAGGCTGGATAAAGATCTAACAATTGGGCAGATGCaag GGAAGTTTCAGATGCAGGTCCTCCCCCAGTGTGGCCATGCAGTCCATGAAGATGCTCCAGACAAG GTTGCTGAAGCTGTTGCAACGTTCCTGATCCGTCACAGGTTTACAGAGCCCATTGGTGGATTCCAGTGGTAA
- the PPME1 gene encoding protein phosphatase methylesterase 1 isoform X1 — translation MSALEKQLHLGRLPPRPPLPGGGGQSGSKMRMGPGRKRDFSPVLWSQYFESMEDVVVENETGKDTFRIYKSGLEGPVLLLLHGGGHSALSWAVFTSAIISRIQCRIVALDLRGHGETKVRNPEDLSAETMSKDVGNVVEALYGDLPPPIMLIGHSMGGAIAVHTAVANLVPSLLGLCMIDVVEGTAMDALNSMQNFLRSRPKTFKSLENAIEWSVKSGQIRNLESARVSMVGQVKQCEGAASPECPKAIVEGIIEEEEEDEEGEEGGGSVNKRKKEDDTETKKEHLYTWRIELAKTEKYWDGWFRGLSNLFLSCPTPKLLLLAGVDRLDKDLTIGQMQGKFQMQVLPQCGHAVHEDAPDKVAEAVATFLIRHRFTEPIGGFQCVFPAC, via the exons CCCTGGAAGAAAACGTGATTTTTCACCAGTGCTCTGGAGCCAGTACTTTGAATCCATGGAAGATGTTGTGGTAGAAAATGAAACTGGCAAAgat ACTTTTCGAATTTACAAGAGTGGATTGGAGGGACCAGTTTTACTGCTGCTGCATGGTGGAGGCCATTCTGCTCTTTCCTGGGCTGTCTTTACT TCTGCCATTATTAGCAGGATTCAGTGCAGGATTGTGGCTTTAGACCTCAGAGGCCATG gAGAAACAAAAGTGAGAAATCCTGAAGATCTGTCTGCAGAGACAATGTCAAA GGATGTTGGGAACGTGGTGGAAGCTCTCTATGGGGacctccctccccccatcaTGCTGATTGGGCACAGCATGGGAGGAGCCATCGCGGTGCACACGGCGGTCGCAAATTTGGTGCCAAGTTTGCTGGGGCTCTGCATGATTGATGTTGTGGAAG GTACAGCCATGGATGCACTGAACAGCATGCAGAACTTCTTAAGGAGTCGTCCCAAAACCTTCAAATCACTTGAGAATGCCATTGAGTGGAG tgtaaAAAGTGGACAAATAAGAAACCTTGAATCTGCCAGAGTCTCTATGGTTGGTCAAGTCAAACA GTGTGAAGGGGCTGCCAGTCCTGAGTGTCCCAAAGCCATAGTGGAGGGGATTattgaagaagaggaggaggatgaagagggtgaggaaggaggaggttCTGtcaacaaaaggaagaaagaagatgaCACAGAG acAAAGAAGGAGCACTTATACACGTGGAGAATTGAGCTGGCAAAAACAGAAAAGTACTGGGATGGCTGGTTCAGGGGTTTATCTAACCTCTTCCTAAGCTGTCCAACTCCCAAACTTCTGCTTTTAGCTG GTGTTGACAGGCTGGATAAAGATCTAACAATTGGGCAGATGCaag GGAAGTTTCAGATGCAGGTCCTCCCCCAGTGTGGCCATGCAGTCCATGAAGATGCTCCAGACAAG GTTGCTGAAGCTGTTGCAACGTTCCTGATCCGTCACAGGTTTACAGAGCCCATTGGTGGATTCCAGTG tgtgttTCCTGCTTGTTAA